Proteins from a single region of Pseudomonas fulva:
- a CDS encoding virulence factor family protein: MTRTAKRLLPILVLLLVIAGGLYLWLRPPAAASLAHHALASGGDLQIATPGGKVQRRVLLVLPKDQLLGDEELLELAQSNHALIGQYPATAQSCEAQGKNLQDAAAQLDGKLNLVAGSENTAMLAWRWLATQQDDKAQALSVGFSLEKPDCDAPPPTSSGHGHWLAAWNDNPDDASARFVREQAKAETLIGDYDTAPKVLLIAQLRRLLQGASDDLPVVEVPSTPPGDTVSLFYSGDGGWRDLDKAVAEQMAERGYPVVGVDTLRYFWQRKSPDQAASDLSEMMRQYREKWHAKRFVLIGYSFGADVMPALYNRLPDSDKQQVDAVLLLALARSGAFEIQVEGWLGKDADEAATGPELVRLPAAKVLCVYGSEEAPESGCTQPQNVGEKLELPGGHHYDKDYPALAERLIAAIKKRQPAAQ, encoded by the coding sequence ATGACCCGTACTGCCAAACGTCTGCTACCGATCCTCGTCCTGCTGCTGGTGATTGCCGGTGGCCTCTACCTGTGGCTGCGCCCACCGGCTGCCGCGAGCCTGGCGCACCACGCGCTGGCCTCCGGCGGCGACCTGCAGATCGCCACCCCGGGCGGCAAGGTCCAGCGTCGCGTGCTGCTGGTGCTGCCGAAGGATCAACTGCTCGGTGATGAAGAGCTGCTGGAACTGGCCCAATCCAACCACGCGCTGATCGGCCAGTACCCGGCCACCGCGCAAAGCTGCGAGGCGCAAGGCAAGAACCTGCAGGACGCCGCCGCACAACTGGACGGCAAGCTGAACCTGGTCGCCGGCAGCGAGAACACCGCCATGCTCGCCTGGCGCTGGCTCGCCACCCAGCAAGACGACAAGGCCCAGGCGCTGTCGGTCGGTTTCTCGCTGGAAAAACCCGACTGCGATGCCCCGCCGCCGACGAGCAGCGGCCATGGGCACTGGCTGGCCGCCTGGAACGACAACCCGGACGACGCCAGCGCCCGCTTCGTGCGCGAGCAGGCCAAGGCCGAGACCCTGATCGGTGACTACGACACCGCGCCCAAGGTGCTGCTGATCGCCCAGTTGCGCCGCCTGCTGCAAGGCGCCAGCGACGACCTGCCGGTGGTCGAGGTGCCGTCCACGCCGCCGGGCGATACGGTGAGCCTGTTCTACTCCGGCGACGGCGGCTGGCGCGACCTGGACAAGGCCGTGGCCGAGCAGATGGCCGAGCGTGGCTACCCGGTGGTCGGCGTCGATACCCTGCGTTACTTCTGGCAGCGCAAGAGCCCGGATCAGGCCGCCAGCGACCTGTCCGAGATGATGCGCCAGTACCGCGAGAAGTGGCACGCCAAGCGGTTCGTGCTGATCGGCTACTCCTTCGGCGCCGACGTGATGCCGGCGCTCTACAACCGCCTGCCCGACAGCGACAAGCAGCAGGTCGATGCCGTGCTGCTGCTGGCGCTGGCGCGCAGTGGCGCCTTCGAGATCCAGGTAGAAGGCTGGCTGGGCAAGGACGCCGACGAAGCCGCTACCGGCCCCGAGCTGGTCAGGCTGCCCGCCGCGAAGGTGCTGTGCGTGTACGGCAGCGAAGAGGCGCCGGAGAGCGGTTGTACCCAGCCGCAGAACGTCGGCGAGAAGCTGGAGCTGCCGGGCGGCCACCACTACGACAAGGATTACCCGGCGCTTGCCGAACGCCTCATCGCTGCGATCAAGAAGCGCCAGCCTGCGGCGCAGTGA
- a CDS encoding phage protein NinX family protein — translation MTPTTELPTSTLTGAALAWAVGTAEGLDLYIKPGQYGSGAGLFANINGRATRWWPERDAAQAWPLLEKHGRRVRLHLDFQCNGASYLEAGIRCGHTARDMLTAAMRAIVSIKLGPVAVIPAELLPHRSYTTNPGESVMGIAMRELKDEKRWKEIRDLNAEAHPNMGPHDYYPVGTLLAMPEGGAA, via the coding sequence ATGACTCCGACAACCGAGCTGCCAACCTCCACTCTCACCGGCGCAGCTCTCGCATGGGCGGTCGGCACCGCCGAAGGCCTCGATCTGTATATCAAGCCCGGGCAGTACGGCAGCGGCGCAGGCCTGTTCGCCAACATCAACGGCCGCGCCACTCGCTGGTGGCCAGAACGAGATGCAGCACAAGCCTGGCCGCTGCTGGAGAAACACGGACGCCGCGTGCGCTTGCACTTGGACTTCCAATGCAACGGCGCAAGCTACCTCGAGGCGGGCATCCGTTGCGGGCACACAGCCCGCGACATGCTCACGGCAGCCATGCGTGCGATTGTCAGCATCAAGCTCGGCCCGGTCGCCGTGATCCCAGCAGAGTTACTGCCGCATCGCTCGTACACCACCAACCCGGGCGAGTCCGTGATGGGCATAGCGATGCGCGAGCTCAAGGACGAGAAGCGCTGGAAGGAGATTCGCGACCTCAATGCAGAGGCGCATCCAAACATGGGCCCACACGATTACTACCCTGTGGGCACGTTACTGGCGATGCCGGAAGGCGGTGCAGCATGA
- a CDS encoding phosphohydrolase — MTWILTNQGIRFELLEPTAAMIHPADIAFSLARLCRFNGHTSKHYSVAEHSFRVHELVDAEHQLHALLHDATEAYIGDMTRPLKLAMRGYAQDMAVDDVYGQVEQRIWLAICERFDLEPELPDQVKEADMYMLAVERRDLMPDHPDAWDCIQGIELPAWRIKPWSAEEARDRYFQRLMSLLTTTHRARATQ; from the coding sequence ATGACTTGGATCCTCACCAACCAAGGCATCCGCTTCGAGCTGCTCGAGCCCACAGCCGCCATGATCCACCCGGCAGACATCGCATTCAGCCTGGCCCGGCTCTGCCGCTTCAACGGCCACACCAGCAAGCACTACTCGGTCGCCGAGCACAGCTTCCGCGTACACGAGCTGGTCGACGCCGAACACCAGCTGCACGCCCTGCTCCACGACGCCACCGAAGCCTACATCGGCGACATGACGCGCCCGCTCAAGCTGGCCATGCGCGGCTACGCCCAGGACATGGCCGTCGATGACGTATACGGCCAGGTCGAGCAGCGCATCTGGCTCGCCATCTGCGAACGCTTCGACCTCGAGCCCGAGCTACCCGACCAGGTGAAAGAGGCCGACATGTACATGCTCGCCGTCGAGCGCCGTGACCTCATGCCCGACCACCCCGACGCCTGGGACTGCATCCAGGGCATCGAACTGCCGGCGTGGCGCATCAAACCATGGAGTGCAGAGGAAGCCCGCGACCGCTACTTCCAGCGGCTGATGAGTCTGCTCACCACCACTCACCGTGCGAGGGCTACTCAATGA
- the mprF gene encoding bifunctional lysylphosphatidylglycerol flippase/synthetase MprF yields the protein MRASSDATAPPSLPKSKLLLWRQRLDRYRQPLGLSVALALFVIALLACRHLLDELDPSALHASILAVPTLNLFGALGLTVIGFIALLGYEWSASRYAGVSLPGRTLATGGFCAFAIGNAVGLSMLSGGSIRYRLYARHGIGGVEIARMTVFASLSLGCALPILAALAALADPTAAAAALRLPQALLIVIAMALLALGAALLLVLHRARLAERPNADCVTVRVSRHLLRMPGARLTLLQVLITLVDVSAAAGVLYLLLPEAPPFTTFLLVYLLALAAGVLSHVPGGVGVFEAVLLAAFASELGAAPLAAALLLYRLIYIVLPLLVACLLLLGMELRRLVNARQAIRAASGLAAPILALLVFISGMVLLFSGATPSLDERLEILDFLIPHRLIDASHFGASLIGLLCLLLAQGLRRRLSAAWAMTLGLLVTGAILSLLKGFDWEEALLLSITAGLLALFRPYFYRPSRLMELPLSPWHLAASACVLGASIWLLFFAYQDVPYENQLWWQFAVNADAPRGLRAALGCVLVLGVVFLAWLLRAAPPAITLPSSEELDRAAQIIKASDQADGGLALTGDKALLVHPEGDAFLMYSRRARSMVALFDPIGTAQRRAELVWQFRDLCDRHHTRPVFYQVRAENLPLYMDIGLTAIKLGEEARVDLNRFDLESTGKAMKDLRYTWNRGQRDGLVLEFHEPGQAPFDELRAISDAWLGGKQMREKGFSLGRFDPAYLNRFRIVIARVEGRAVAFANLLETDSRGLATLDLMRVLPDAPKLTMEFLMLGLILHFKAAGFARFSLGMVPLSGLQPRRGAPLAQRLGALVFKRGEAFYNFQGLRRFKDKFQPDWEPRYMAVPAGLDPLVALTDTAALIAGGFTGLVKR from the coding sequence ATGCGCGCCAGCTCCGACGCTACTGCCCCACCTTCTCTGCCCAAATCCAAACTGCTGCTCTGGCGCCAACGCCTGGATCGATACCGTCAGCCGCTGGGGCTGAGTGTCGCCCTGGCACTGTTCGTCATCGCCCTGCTGGCCTGTCGGCACTTGCTCGATGAGCTGGACCCCAGCGCCCTGCACGCCTCCATTCTGGCGGTGCCCACGCTCAACCTGTTCGGCGCCCTCGGCCTGACCGTCATTGGCTTCATCGCCCTGCTCGGCTACGAGTGGTCGGCCAGCCGCTATGCCGGTGTCAGCCTGCCTGGCCGTACCCTGGCCACCGGTGGCTTCTGCGCGTTCGCGATCGGCAACGCGGTGGGCCTGTCGATGCTCTCCGGCGGCTCGATCCGCTACCGGCTGTATGCCCGCCATGGTATCGGCGGCGTCGAAATCGCCCGCATGACGGTGTTCGCCAGCCTGTCCCTGGGCTGCGCGTTGCCCATTCTCGCCGCCCTCGCCGCACTGGCCGACCCGACTGCCGCGGCCGCTGCGCTACGCTTGCCACAAGCGTTATTGATAGTCATCGCCATGGCGCTGCTGGCACTGGGCGCGGCCTTGCTGCTGGTGCTGCACCGCGCGCGTCTGGCCGAACGGCCGAACGCCGATTGCGTGACCGTTCGCGTGAGCCGCCACCTGCTGCGCATGCCGGGTGCCCGCCTGACCCTGCTGCAGGTGCTGATCACCCTGGTCGACGTCAGTGCCGCGGCCGGCGTGTTGTATCTGCTGCTGCCCGAAGCTCCGCCCTTCACCACCTTCCTGCTCGTCTACCTGCTGGCCCTGGCCGCCGGTGTGCTCAGCCACGTGCCGGGCGGCGTCGGGGTGTTCGAGGCGGTGCTGCTGGCCGCCTTCGCCAGCGAGCTGGGCGCCGCCCCCCTGGCGGCGGCGCTGCTGCTCTATCGCCTCATCTATATCGTGCTGCCGCTGCTGGTGGCCTGCCTGCTGCTGCTCGGCATGGAGCTGCGCCGGCTGGTCAACGCCCGCCAGGCCATCCGCGCAGCCAGCGGCCTGGCCGCGCCGATCCTCGCGCTGCTGGTGTTCATTTCCGGCATGGTGCTGCTGTTCTCCGGCGCGACGCCGAGCCTGGACGAGCGCCTGGAGATTCTCGACTTCCTCATCCCCCACCGGCTGATCGACGCTTCGCACTTTGGCGCCAGCCTGATCGGCCTGCTCTGCCTGCTGCTCGCCCAGGGGCTGCGTCGGCGCCTGTCCGCGGCCTGGGCGATGACCCTGGGCCTGCTGGTGACCGGCGCAATCCTGTCGCTGCTCAAGGGCTTCGACTGGGAAGAGGCGCTGCTGCTGAGCATCACGGCTGGGCTGCTGGCCCTGTTTCGCCCCTACTTCTATCGCCCCAGCCGGCTGATGGAGCTGCCCCTCTCACCCTGGCACCTGGCGGCCAGCGCCTGCGTGCTCGGTGCGTCGATCTGGCTGCTGTTCTTCGCCTACCAGGACGTGCCTTACGAAAACCAGCTATGGTGGCAATTCGCGGTGAACGCCGATGCGCCACGGGGCCTGCGCGCCGCGCTGGGCTGCGTGCTGGTGCTTGGCGTGGTGTTCCTGGCCTGGCTGCTGCGCGCCGCACCGCCGGCCATCACCTTGCCAAGCAGCGAGGAGCTGGACCGTGCCGCGCAGATCATCAAGGCCTCCGACCAGGCCGATGGCGGCCTCGCCCTGACCGGCGACAAGGCCCTGCTGGTGCACCCGGAGGGCGACGCCTTTCTGATGTATTCGCGGCGCGCCCGCAGCATGGTCGCGCTGTTCGACCCCATCGGCACCGCCCAGCGCCGCGCCGAACTGGTCTGGCAGTTCCGCGACCTGTGCGACCGTCATCACACCCGCCCGGTGTTCTACCAGGTGCGCGCCGAAAACCTGCCGCTGTACATGGACATCGGCCTGACCGCCATCAAGCTTGGCGAAGAAGCGCGGGTGGACCTCAACCGCTTCGACCTGGAGAGCACCGGCAAGGCCATGAAGGACTTGCGCTACACCTGGAACCGCGGCCAGCGTGACGGCCTGGTGCTGGAGTTCCACGAACCCGGTCAGGCGCCGTTCGACGAGCTGCGCGCCATCTCCGATGCCTGGCTGGGCGGCAAGCAGATGCGCGAGAAAGGCTTCTCCCTGGGCCGTTTCGATCCGGCCTACCTGAACCGTTTTCGCATCGTCATCGCCCGGGTCGAGGGCCGTGCCGTGGCCTTCGCCAACCTGCTGGAAACCGACAGCCGCGGCCTGGCCACCCTGGACCTGATGCGGGTGCTGCCCGATGCGCCGAAGCTGACCATGGAATTCCTCATGCTTGGCCTGATCCTGCACTTCAAGGCCGCCGGCTTCGCCCGCTTCAGCCTGGGCATGGTGCCGCTCTCCGGCCTGCAACCACGCCGCGGCGCGCCGCTGGCACAGCGCCTTGGCGCGCTGGTATTCAAGCGTGGCGAAGCGTTCTACAACTTCCAGGGCCTGCGCCGCTTCAAGGACAAGTTCCAGCCCGACTGGGAGCCGCGCTACATGGCCGTACCCGCCGGGCTCGACCCGCTGGTGGCGCTGACCGATACCGCCGCGCTGATTGCTGGCGGCTTTACCGGACTGGTGAAACGCTGA
- a CDS encoding helix-turn-helix transcriptional regulator, with the protein MTTKPLDRLIKIEEVMQQVGMGKTKIYELLQFEEFPQPVKLGRFSRWSQIEIQEWIDIQKSKRAA; encoded by the coding sequence GTGACCACCAAGCCCCTGGACCGCCTGATCAAGATCGAAGAAGTCATGCAGCAAGTAGGCATGGGAAAAACCAAAATCTACGAACTGCTACAGTTTGAGGAGTTTCCGCAACCTGTGAAGCTGGGCCGCTTCTCGCGCTGGTCACAGATCGAAATCCAAGAATGGATCGATATACAAAAATCAAAGCGGGCGGCCTAG
- a CDS encoding methyl-accepting chemotaxis protein, giving the protein MLSALHQMQENLRQTIGHIADSSNQLASAAEEMASVTEESSRGLVRQNDEVNQAATAVTEMSAAVDEVARNAAEAADASQRTHALASAGIDNVARTLKAIQDLTQNVGNTSGQVQQLSARAQDISKVVEVIRAIAEQTNLLALNAAIEAARAGEQGRGFAVVADEVRALAHRTQQSTQEIEQMIGGIQNDSVQAVRAMEHSQQMASDSTAVAQNADSSLQQIAEAITLINERNILIATAAEEQAQVAREIDRNIISIRELSTQSADGASQTAMASGEVSKLAVGLNRVVGEFVI; this is encoded by the coding sequence ATGTTGAGCGCCCTGCACCAGATGCAGGAGAATCTTCGCCAGACCATCGGCCATATTGCCGACAGTTCGAACCAACTGGCCTCGGCCGCGGAAGAAATGGCCTCGGTGACCGAAGAATCCAGCCGCGGCCTGGTTCGCCAGAACGACGAGGTCAACCAGGCCGCGACGGCGGTAACCGAAATGAGCGCCGCCGTCGATGAGGTCGCCCGCAATGCGGCCGAAGCCGCCGATGCCTCGCAGCGCACCCATGCACTCGCCAGCGCCGGCATCGACAACGTGGCACGCACGCTCAAGGCCATTCAGGACCTGACTCAGAACGTGGGCAATACCAGCGGCCAGGTGCAGCAACTGTCGGCACGCGCCCAGGACATCAGCAAGGTGGTCGAGGTGATTCGCGCCATTGCCGAACAGACCAATCTGCTGGCCCTCAACGCCGCCATCGAAGCGGCTCGCGCCGGCGAACAAGGCCGTGGCTTCGCCGTGGTCGCCGATGAGGTACGTGCACTGGCCCATCGCACTCAGCAGTCCACCCAGGAAATCGAGCAGATGATCGGCGGCATACAGAACGATTCGGTGCAGGCCGTCCGCGCCATGGAGCACAGCCAGCAGATGGCCAGCGACTCCACCGCGGTCGCGCAGAACGCCGACAGCTCGCTGCAACAGATTGCCGAGGCCATCACCCTGATCAACGAGCGCAACATCCTCATTGCCACCGCAGCCGAAGAACAAGCCCAGGTGGCTCGCGAAATCGATCGCAACATCATCAGTATCAGGGAGCTGTCGACGCAAAGCGCCGATGGCGCCAGCCAGACCGCCATGGCCAGTGGGGAAGTCTCGAAACTGGCGGTCGGGTTGAACCGGGTGGTAGGCGAGTTCGTGATTTGA
- a CDS encoding DNA cytosine methyltransferase, with protein MTAFNPHLHQVAQKPLPFNHELYVDLFAGAGGASSGGARVYRDPDVAINHNALAIAVHRANHPNTRHYISDVFEVDPLQATGGQPVGILWASPDCRHFSRAKGAAPRSKRVRMLAWVIVHWVYVTRPRLLFMENVPEFTTWGPLDDTGRPIKELAGRTFDAFVACLSTGLAADHPDFTEIMDAVGQWVPKEALVRGLGVNFEHRIRRASNTGAPTIRTRWFGIGRTDGRPIVWPVPTHHEQPKRGQHAWRQASECIDFSNLGTSIIDERLVHNTNVRVAKGFWRHTVMAEQPFTVPLDDHALAAAHLTEFANASSQRTFAADEPLRTQVANIKGGHFAMASAHLAKPQQQVTAAMVTLRKGSVGSAMFSPLSTATTSSGHHAVAACHFEQANGGFYQGDGRAASAPISTICGKSNQRLATAYLIKYYGTGGQWQSCNEPAHTLPTKARLGLVTVHQVPADLLPPHLMEKAKLCARFLHKYLPEHFPELLDLVVLGDYVLVDISLRMLKPQELKLAQGFTPDYIIDRGLFINHATGRLEWKPLTIAQQIKLIGNSVCPTEAEALIAANDADMIELYRKEAA; from the coding sequence ATGACCGCTTTCAACCCACACCTTCACCAGGTCGCACAGAAGCCTCTGCCGTTCAATCACGAGCTATACGTCGACCTCTTCGCAGGAGCTGGCGGCGCGAGTAGTGGCGGCGCCCGGGTCTACCGTGACCCGGACGTAGCGATCAACCATAACGCGCTGGCTATCGCCGTGCACCGCGCCAACCACCCGAACACGCGCCACTACATCAGCGACGTGTTCGAGGTGGACCCGCTCCAGGCAACTGGCGGGCAACCGGTCGGCATCCTTTGGGCCTCGCCGGACTGCCGCCACTTCAGCCGCGCCAAGGGCGCCGCCCCTCGCAGCAAGCGCGTGCGCATGCTCGCATGGGTGATCGTGCACTGGGTCTACGTCACTCGCCCGCGCCTGCTTTTCATGGAGAACGTGCCCGAGTTCACCACATGGGGGCCGCTCGACGACACCGGCAGGCCTATCAAGGAACTAGCCGGGAGAACCTTCGATGCCTTCGTGGCCTGCCTCAGCACCGGCCTGGCAGCCGACCATCCCGACTTCACCGAGATCATGGACGCGGTCGGCCAATGGGTACCCAAAGAGGCGCTGGTGCGCGGCCTCGGCGTCAACTTCGAGCACCGCATCCGGCGAGCCTCGAATACCGGCGCACCCACCATCCGCACCCGGTGGTTCGGGATCGGCCGCACGGACGGCAGGCCAATCGTCTGGCCGGTACCTACTCACCACGAACAGCCCAAGCGCGGCCAGCATGCCTGGCGCCAAGCCTCCGAGTGCATCGACTTCAGCAACCTTGGCACATCGATCATCGACGAACGCCTGGTGCATAACACCAACGTGCGAGTGGCCAAGGGTTTCTGGCGTCACACCGTCATGGCCGAGCAGCCGTTCACCGTCCCGCTGGATGACCACGCCCTTGCGGCCGCCCACCTCACCGAGTTCGCCAACGCCAGCAGTCAGCGCACCTTCGCAGCTGATGAGCCGCTGCGCACCCAGGTCGCCAACATCAAAGGCGGTCACTTCGCCATGGCCTCAGCGCACCTAGCCAAGCCACAGCAGCAAGTCACTGCCGCCATGGTCACCCTGCGCAAGGGCAGTGTTGGCTCTGCGATGTTCTCACCGCTTAGCACCGCCACCACCAGCAGCGGTCACCACGCAGTGGCGGCCTGCCACTTCGAACAGGCCAACGGCGGCTTCTACCAGGGCGACGGGCGCGCAGCATCGGCGCCGATTAGCACCATTTGCGGCAAGAGCAACCAGCGCCTGGCCACCGCGTACCTGATCAAGTACTACGGCACCGGCGGACAGTGGCAGAGCTGCAATGAACCCGCTCACACCCTACCGACCAAGGCCCGTCTTGGCTTGGTCACCGTGCACCAGGTGCCCGCCGACCTGCTCCCGCCGCACCTGATGGAGAAGGCCAAGCTTTGTGCCCGCTTCCTGCACAAGTACCTGCCTGAGCATTTCCCCGAACTGCTGGACCTGGTGGTGCTGGGCGATTACGTGCTGGTGGATATCAGCCTGCGCATGCTCAAACCGCAGGAACTCAAGCTCGCCCAGGGCTTCACGCCGGATTACATCATCGACCGCGGCCTGTTCATCAACCACGCCACCGGCCGGCTCGAGTGGAAACCACTCACCATTGCCCAGCAGATCAAGTTGATCGGCAACAGCGTCTGCCCGACAGAAGCCGAAGCCCTTATCGCTGCCAACGACGCCGACATGATCGAGCTGTATCGAAAGGAGGCAGCATGA
- a CDS encoding tyrosine-type recombinase/integrase, giving the protein MPLTDLSIRQAKPGDKPRKLSDSRGLYIEIRPTGAKLWRYRYRIDGKENVFAIGEYPELSLADARIEHDKARALVKQGKHPARERSLARAEQILSDQQTFKSVSLEWLATKRHASESYQAQVLRAFTKNLFPYIGKMPIRDVTSAQLLECMRRMEARGAIYFAISLRNWISQMYRFAIRTLRADSDPAAALVGAFDREPVEHSRAMTLEEIADFRRRLAAYRGFRSNAIGLELLQLLFLRTVELRRGRWEDVDLDAALWDIPPEMMKKKRRHLVPLPPRAVELLRELHTITGGRELMFPGLKHAHQPVDGSTFNRALMYMGMRGWTCHDFRATASTHLYESGLFRSEVIEMQLAHKEPNQTKAAYNHAQYFDERKNMMAWWEKICLDQQI; this is encoded by the coding sequence ATGCCTTTGACAGACCTTTCCATTCGCCAGGCGAAGCCAGGGGACAAACCCCGCAAGCTATCGGACTCCCGAGGCTTGTACATCGAGATCCGGCCGACCGGGGCGAAGCTCTGGCGTTATCGGTACCGCATCGATGGCAAGGAAAACGTGTTCGCGATCGGCGAATACCCAGAGCTCAGCTTGGCCGATGCACGTATCGAGCATGACAAGGCTCGTGCCTTGGTCAAGCAAGGTAAGCACCCAGCCCGGGAGCGCAGCCTGGCGCGGGCGGAGCAGATTCTGAGTGATCAGCAGACTTTCAAGTCGGTTTCGCTGGAGTGGTTGGCGACCAAGCGACATGCCAGCGAGTCCTACCAAGCCCAAGTGCTGCGCGCCTTCACCAAGAACCTGTTCCCTTATATAGGCAAGATGCCGATCCGCGACGTCACGTCAGCCCAGCTGCTGGAGTGTATGAGGCGGATGGAAGCTCGTGGCGCCATCTACTTCGCTATCTCTTTGCGCAACTGGATCTCGCAGATGTACCGGTTCGCGATCCGCACTCTGCGCGCTGATTCAGACCCGGCCGCCGCGTTGGTTGGTGCGTTTGATCGAGAGCCGGTCGAGCACAGCCGGGCCATGACCCTTGAGGAGATCGCTGATTTTCGCCGGCGGCTTGCCGCCTACAGAGGTTTTCGTAGCAATGCGATCGGCCTCGAGCTGCTGCAGTTGCTGTTCCTTCGCACCGTAGAGCTGCGACGAGGACGCTGGGAGGATGTCGACCTCGATGCCGCGCTGTGGGATATTCCGCCGGAAATGATGAAAAAGAAGCGGCGTCACTTGGTGCCTCTGCCTCCTCGAGCGGTGGAGTTGCTGCGCGAGCTGCATACCATCACTGGCGGCAGGGAGCTTATGTTTCCTGGCCTCAAGCACGCGCACCAGCCGGTTGATGGCTCTACTTTTAACCGTGCGCTGATGTACATGGGCATGCGGGGCTGGACATGCCACGATTTCAGGGCGACGGCGTCAACCCATCTCTACGAATCTGGCTTGTTTCGTAGCGAGGTGATTGAAATGCAGCTTGCTCACAAAGAGCCTAACCAAACGAAAGCTGCCTACAACCACGCCCAATATTTTGATGAGCGTAAGAATATGATGGCGTGGTGGGAAAAAATCTGCTTGGATCAGCAGATATAG
- a CDS encoding DHHA1 domain-containing protein produces the protein MKTLCIYHANCADGFGAAWVVRKALGADNVDFVAGHYGQPAPDVEGRDVIIVDFSYPYELLVLLGHQARSILIIDHHKTAAEALVRLQPAPPTFAEWRTSEQRVGTVFDMQRSGAGLTWDYLIPDEPRPRLINHIEDRDLWRFDLPGTEVVTAALFSHAQDFHLWDSLMKQHLSGLRGDGHAILRANAKNLADLLPSARRLTIGGHDVPTLNCPHFMASDAGHIQAQGEPFAACYSDTPKGRVFSLRSQPEGLDVAEVAKQYGGGGHRNAAGFTVPFDHELVTGFLPATLESSEQEAQLLNALREVTECLSQALTGGQVSAARAGRALVTASQLLDMEDPL, from the coding sequence ATGAAGACCCTGTGCATCTACCACGCCAATTGCGCCGATGGCTTCGGCGCCGCCTGGGTCGTTCGCAAGGCGCTGGGCGCCGATAACGTCGACTTCGTGGCAGGCCACTACGGCCAGCCCGCACCGGACGTTGAAGGCCGCGACGTGATCATCGTCGACTTCTCCTACCCCTACGAGCTGCTCGTGCTGCTCGGCCATCAGGCCCGCTCGATCCTCATCATCGACCACCATAAGACGGCAGCCGAAGCACTGGTACGCCTACAGCCAGCACCACCGACGTTCGCGGAATGGCGCACCTCAGAGCAGCGCGTCGGCACGGTGTTCGATATGCAGCGCAGCGGCGCCGGCCTGACCTGGGACTACCTCATCCCGGACGAGCCACGCCCACGCTTGATCAACCACATCGAGGATCGCGACCTTTGGCGCTTCGACCTGCCCGGGACCGAGGTGGTCACGGCGGCGCTGTTCAGTCACGCCCAGGACTTCCACCTTTGGGACAGCCTGATGAAGCAGCACCTTTCTGGCCTTCGTGGGGACGGCCATGCCATCTTGAGAGCAAACGCCAAGAACCTGGCCGACCTGCTGCCGAGCGCGCGCCGCCTCACCATCGGCGGCCATGACGTCCCGACCTTGAACTGCCCCCACTTCATGGCCAGCGACGCCGGCCACATCCAGGCCCAGGGCGAACCCTTCGCTGCCTGCTACAGCGACACCCCCAAGGGCCGCGTCTTCTCCCTGCGCAGCCAGCCCGAAGGCCTCGACGTGGCCGAGGTCGCCAAACAATACGGCGGCGGCGGCCACCGCAACGCGGCCGGCTTCACCGTGCCCTTCGACCACGAGCTGGTGACGGGCTTCTTGCCGGCAACACTGGAGAGCAGCGAGCAAGAAGCCCAGCTTCTGAATGCCCTTCGCGAAGTTACCGAGTGCCTGAGCCAGGCGCTCACCGGCGGTCAGGTTTCTGCAGCACGGGCAGGCCGAGCACTCGTGACAGCGAGTCAACTGCTCGACATGGAGGATCCGCTATGA